A genomic window from Dermacentor silvarum isolate Dsil-2018 chromosome 9, BIME_Dsil_1.4, whole genome shotgun sequence includes:
- the LOC119464141 gene encoding uncharacterized protein LOC119464141 — MVKASSSLTLRWTVSAREVLKRLGGFEIVITGFQQPESSGCGKGMSRCSNDRCVWSGFKCDGKDNCGDFSDERLCFAGKQDFTLYLIALFVISLMLLAIGVVFKIMYNKYPVAIAGSAEPAAGTDVNREGMVQTVLLPGPPPAMVVRRKGSQHDSVSRSRAGSIVK; from the exons ATGGTCAAGGCTAGCTCGTCTCTTACGCTGCGCTGGACCGTGTCCGCCCGGGAGGTTCTCAAGCGTCTCGGTGGCTTCGAGATCGTAATCACCGGATTCCAGCAGCCCG AGTCCAGCGGCTGTGGCAAGGGCATGTCCCGCTGCTCCAACGATCGCTGCGTCTGGAGCGGCTTCAAGTGTGACGGCAAGGACAACTGCGGTGACTTCAGCGACGAGCGACTCTGCT TCGCGGGCAAGCAGGACTTCACGCTGTACCTGATCGCGCTATTCGTCATCTCGCTCATGCTTCTGGCCATCGGCGTCGTCTTCAAGATCATGTACAACAAATACCCCGTCGCG ATCGCCGGAAGTGCGGAGCCCGCGGCGGGAACCGACGTGAACCGCGAAGGGATGGTGCAGACCGTGCTGCTGCCGGGACCCCCGCCCGCCATGGTGGTGCGACGGAAGGGCTCGCAGCACGACTCCGTGTCTCGCTCAAGGGCCGGGAGCATCGTCAAATGA
- the LOC125939893 gene encoding uncharacterized protein LOC125939893: MTKRRSTPRLHRYRFVACTDAVGGRRRGGRRRRPKATRRRRPGAHVAPTSARSGRRGRARQATMRRSTAWHTPASTLARRRTVSTPLQAGINSGLGALLILLSWALALPATGEPQGSFERLMEAAGKSSHGSRRDPADLDDGTYRYPRRSFDDRSDDLDDEGFRDPPRSFERLMVHAAGESSSPIKRTKPADLDGSYRAYYMNDYCNAGQKALPVHLQLHSDQAGVVLYSHRRNSTPRSSVCQLPFQVENAAKFTLSFRFFDTVSDSFICFMYLEASFPRTLKYRIDARAIHEKERPNSFFFQQLHKDTCDA; encoded by the exons ATGACAAAGCGCCGCTCCACCCCGAGGCTTCACCGATATCGCTTCGTGGCATGCACCGACGCCGTGGGCGGgcgaagaagaggaggaagacgacgacgaccgaAGGCGACACGGCGCCGACGTCCGGGAGCCCACGTCGCGCCAACCTCCGCGCGAAGCGGACGACGCGGGCGCGCTCGCCAGGCCACCATGCGTCGAAGCACCGCCTGGCACACACCGGCGTCGACGCTCGCCCGGAGAAGAACAGTGTCGACGCCTCTGCAGGCCGGGATTAACAGCGGCCTCGGAGCGTTGTTGATCCTGCTGTCCTGGGCGCTGGCTCTTCCGGCGACCGGCGAACCGCAGGGCAGCTTCGAACGCCTGATGGAGGCCGCCGGAAAGTCGTCCCACGGCAGCCGTCGCGACCCCGCTGACCTGGACGACGGAACCTACCGGTATCCGCGGAGAAGCTTCGACGACCGTTCGGACGACCTGGACGACGAAGGCTTCCGGGACCCTCCGCGCAGCTTCGAGCGCCTGATGGTCCACGCCGCCGGGGAGTCCTCGTCGCCCATCAAGCGCACCAAACCTGCCGACTTGGACGGTAGCTACCGGGCGT ACTACATGAACGACTACTGCAACGCGGGCCAGAAGGCGCTGCCCGTGCACCTTCAGCTGCACAGCGACCAGGCGGGCGTCGTGCTCTACTCGCATCGGCGCAATTCGACGCCGCGCTCGAGCGTCTGTCAGCTGCCTTTCCAGGTGGAGAACGCCGCCAAGTTCACGCTCTCCTTTCGGTTCTTCGACACCGTGTCCGACTCCTTCATCTGCTTCATGTACCTGGAGGCGAGTTTCCCGCGGACTCTGAAATACAGAATAGACGCGCGAGCAATACATGAAAAGGAACGCccaaattcgtttttttttcaacaactACATAAAGACACTTGCGATGCATGA